The following coding sequences lie in one Hyalangium ruber genomic window:
- a CDS encoding amidohydrolase family protein has product MTTASRSTLRSNVHLLEPKAAAAISGGKAWESLPDDLFVIDGVAHTYHFAESNHVPGSYAKIFVNALWGIHEFYSPRADKKWLLDPKLRGMQDVELIAHSLFSESTIDACVYHSLPIYSLFKDGGGPMHIGQQMRERWPGRVILYAGMSPYRPDALEELDRLIEEEKASAIKFYPLDLVGGQVRGIRLDDEKFMFPLYERMLKKGIKTVAMHKAIAFGPLGHEFFEMRDIGPAATSFPGLNFEIFHGGFAFLEDTALQATYNANVTINLEGTSALIFYAPRKLAEILGALMMVGAAERIVWGTGVPVIHPQPFLEAFWNFQIPEDMQEGYGFPALTPAIKRAMLGGTQARILGLDTAKLRQQAQGDEFSRRTTLAAPWSRGGSQS; this is encoded by the coding sequence ATGACGACCGCCTCGCGCAGCACCCTGCGCAGCAACGTACACCTGCTGGAGCCCAAAGCCGCCGCCGCCATCTCCGGCGGCAAGGCGTGGGAGAGCCTGCCGGACGATCTCTTCGTCATCGACGGCGTGGCCCACACCTACCACTTCGCCGAGAGCAACCACGTACCCGGCTCCTACGCGAAGATCTTCGTCAACGCGCTGTGGGGCATCCACGAGTTCTACAGCCCGCGCGCCGACAAGAAGTGGCTGCTGGACCCGAAGCTGCGCGGCATGCAGGACGTGGAGCTCATCGCCCACTCGCTCTTCAGCGAGAGCACGATCGACGCGTGCGTCTACCACAGCCTGCCCATCTACTCGCTCTTCAAGGACGGCGGCGGCCCGATGCACATCGGCCAGCAGATGCGGGAGCGCTGGCCGGGCCGCGTCATCCTCTACGCCGGCATGAGCCCCTACCGCCCGGATGCCCTGGAGGAACTCGATCGCCTCATCGAGGAGGAGAAGGCCTCCGCCATCAAGTTCTACCCGCTGGATCTGGTGGGCGGGCAGGTGCGCGGCATCCGGCTGGACGACGAGAAGTTCATGTTCCCGCTCTACGAGCGCATGTTGAAGAAGGGCATCAAGACGGTGGCCATGCACAAGGCCATCGCCTTCGGCCCGCTGGGTCACGAGTTCTTCGAGATGCGCGACATCGGCCCGGCGGCCACCTCCTTCCCTGGCCTCAACTTCGAGATCTTCCATGGCGGCTTCGCCTTCCTCGAGGACACGGCGCTGCAGGCCACCTACAACGCGAACGTCACCATCAACCTCGAGGGCACCAGCGCCCTGATCTTCTACGCGCCGCGCAAGCTGGCGGAGATCCTCGGCGCGCTGATGATGGTGGGGGCCGCCGAGCGCATCGTCTGGGGCACGGGCGTGCCCGTCATCCACCCGCAGCCCTTCCTGGAGGCCTTCTGGAACTTCCAGATCCCCGAGGACATGCAGGAGGGCTACGGCTTCCCGGCGCTCACTCCGGCGATCAAACGGGCGATGCTGGGCGGCACCCAGGCGCGCATCCTCGGGCTGGACACGGCGAAGCTGCGCCAGCAGGCCCAGGGCGATGAGTTCTCCCGGCGCACCACGTTGGCGGCGCCCTGGTCGCGCGGAGGGAGCCAGTCATGA
- a CDS encoding alpha/beta fold hydrolase, with product MPYAPIEEGTLYYEEYGSGPPLLLVSGLGGTSAYWRPQLEAYSKRYRVILHDHRGCGRSTRSEISYSVDQMSRDVLALMDHLRLERVHLLGHSTGGAIGQTIAVTAPERLRSLVLYASWGRTDEFFRRAMESRKALLERSGPEAFIRATPLFLFPPWWIHRFPERVAALDQVSREGFSGVAITASRCQAIIDFDRLAELGRIQAPTLVLCAQDDFLTPLYLSEELARHIPGARLVALARGAHAASQVEPEPFDQAVLGFLEEAEARYQETS from the coding sequence ATGCCCTACGCGCCGATCGAAGAAGGGACGCTCTATTACGAGGAGTACGGCTCGGGGCCGCCGTTGCTGCTCGTCTCCGGCCTGGGCGGGACCAGCGCCTACTGGCGACCGCAGCTCGAGGCGTACTCGAAGCGCTACCGCGTCATCCTCCATGACCACCGAGGGTGCGGCAGGAGCACGCGCTCGGAGATCTCCTACTCCGTCGATCAGATGAGCCGCGATGTGCTGGCGCTCATGGACCACCTGCGCCTGGAGCGCGTACACCTGCTGGGCCACTCGACGGGCGGGGCCATCGGCCAGACGATCGCCGTGACGGCCCCCGAGCGGCTGCGCAGCCTGGTGCTGTACGCGAGCTGGGGACGGACGGACGAGTTCTTCCGCCGCGCCATGGAGAGCCGCAAGGCGCTGCTGGAGCGCTCCGGCCCCGAGGCCTTCATCCGGGCCACGCCGCTCTTCCTCTTCCCGCCGTGGTGGATCCATCGCTTCCCCGAGCGGGTGGCGGCGCTGGATCAGGTGTCGCGCGAGGGCTTCTCCGGCGTCGCCATCACGGCGAGCCGCTGCCAGGCCATCATCGACTTCGATCGGCTGGCCGAGCTCGGGCGCATCCAGGCGCCGACGCTGGTGCTCTGCGCCCAGGACGACTTCCTGACACCCTTGTACCTCTCGGAGGAGCTGGCGCGGCACATCCCCGGCGCGAGGCTCGTGGCGCTCGCGCGGGGCGCACACGCAGCCTCACAGGTGGAACCCGAGCCCTTCGATCAGGCGGTGCTCGGGTTCCTGGAGGAGGCCGAGGCGCGTTACCAGGAGACTTCGTAG